Sequence from the Terriglobia bacterium genome:
CGGGCCAGCCGGCGGCGGGCACTTCGTCAAGATGGTGCACAACGGCATCGAGTACGGCCTTATGGCGGCCTACGCGGAAGGTCTTGACATCCTCAAGCACGCCAATGCCGGCAAGCAAACCCGCACCGTGGATGCGGAAACCACGCCGCTGCGTAATCCCGAGCACTACCAGTACGACTTCTACCTGCCCGACGTTGCCGAGGTTTGGCGACGTGGCAGTGTGGTGGCGTCCTGGTTGCTCGACTTGACCGCCACGGCCCTGCTCGAGCAGCCGGACTTGGGCAAGTTCTCGGGACAGGTTTCCGATTCCGGCGAGGGCCGCTGGACGATCCAGGCGGCGATCGAGGAGGGCACTCCGGCCCCCGTGCTGACCGCGTCGCTGTATGAGCGCTTCAGCTCGCGCGGCAACGGGACCTTTGCCAACAAGCTGCTCTCCGCCATGCGCTTTCAGTTCGGAGGCCACGTGGAAAAGGAAAAGGAAAGGGATAAGCCCGCGGTCGCATAAAACAACGAGAGTTTCACCCTGTGGCTGGGAAGGAAAGAAACTTCATGGACCAGAATGTTTCGCAACCGGGGCGGGCTGCCGATCCCTGCGCCATGGTGATCTTTGGCGCCAGCGGCGACCTTACCAAGCGCAAGCTGCTGCCGGCGCTCTACAACCTGGCGGCGGTGAACCTGTTGCCGCGCCAGTTTGCCATCGTCGGGTTTGCCTATCAGGAGGGCACCACCGAAAGTTTTCGTGATCAGCTTACGCAGGACATGAAGGCACTCGCCACCAATCCCGTCGATCCGCGGGTGTGGGATTGGTTCCTCGAGCGCATTCACTATGTGCAGGGGGACTTCCAGGATGCTGCCGCTTATCAAAGGCTGGCCCTGCAACTGGCGGAAGTGGAGAAGGACCACGGCACCCATGGAAATCGTCTCCACTACCTCGCCGTGGCGCCCAAGTTCTTTGCGGAAGTGGTGCGGCAGTTGGGGGCTGCGGGCTTGGTGCAGGAAGACCAAGGCCGCTACAGCCGCGTGGTCATCGAGAAGCCCTTTGGCCGCGACCTGCAGTCTGCCCGGCAGCTCAACTACGAAATCAAGCAGGTCTTGCAGGAGAAACAGATTTACCGCATTGACCACTACCTCGGCAAAGAGACGGTGCAAAACCTGTTGGTATTTCGCTTCAGCAACAGCATCGCCGAGCCACTGTGGAACCGCACCCTGATTGACCACGTGCAGATCACCGCGGCCGAGACCGTCGGCGTCGAGCACCGCGGCGGGTACTACGAGACCTCGGGCGCGCTGCGCGACATGGTTCCCAATCACTTGTTCCAGCTCATGTCGCTGGTGGCGATGGAACCACCGATCTCCTTCGAAGCCGACGCCGTCCGCGACAAACAAGCCGAGGTGCTCCGCGCCGTCCAGCCTCCCACCCCGGAGGAAGTCGTGACCAAGATGGTGCGCGGACAATATGGGCCATCGTCGCGCGGGCCGGCGATGCCTGGGTATCGCGAGGAGCCGGAGGTTGCTCCCGATTCCAATGTGGAGACCTACGTCGCGCTGAAATTCATGATCGATAACTGGCGTTGGGCCGACGTTCCGTTCTATCTGCGGACCGGCAAGCGCCTGCCCAAGCGCGTCACCGAGATCGCCATCCACTTCCGGCGCACTCCCTTTGTGTTGTTTCGCAATACGCCGGTGAAGGACCTGCAAGCCAACAAGCTGGTGGTCCATATCCAACCGCGGGAAGGCATCTCGATCCAGATGGGCGCCAAGATCCCCGGGCCGGTCATGAACATCGGCCAGGTGAACATGGACTTCGACTATGCGCGCGAATTCCACAGTGCGCCCGCCACCGGGTACGAGCGCCTGTTGCACGACTGCATGCTGGGAGACCAGACCCTGTTCCAGCGCGCGGACATGGTG
This genomic interval carries:
- the zwf gene encoding glucose-6-phosphate dehydrogenase; its protein translation is MDQNVSQPGRAADPCAMVIFGASGDLTKRKLLPALYNLAAVNLLPRQFAIVGFAYQEGTTESFRDQLTQDMKALATNPVDPRVWDWFLERIHYVQGDFQDAAAYQRLALQLAEVEKDHGTHGNRLHYLAVAPKFFAEVVRQLGAAGLVQEDQGRYSRVVIEKPFGRDLQSARQLNYEIKQVLQEKQIYRIDHYLGKETVQNLLVFRFSNSIAEPLWNRTLIDHVQITAAETVGVEHRGGYYETSGALRDMVPNHLFQLMSLVAMEPPISFEADAVRDKQAEVLRAVQPPTPEEVVTKMVRGQYGPSSRGPAMPGYREEPEVAPDSNVETYVALKFMIDNWRWADVPFYLRTGKRLPKRVTEIAIHFRRTPFVLFRNTPVKDLQANKLVVHIQPREGISIQMGAKIPGPVMNIGQVNMDFDYAREFHSAPATGYERLLHDCMLGDQTLFQRADMVETGWGVIEPIQEVWNALPGHFPNYAAGTWGPDAANALIDRDGREWRQIEEAAAAAA